A window of Leptotrichia wadei contains these coding sequences:
- a CDS encoding NUDIX hydrolase has product MKCEEKYEKSEEKWLNWAIELQSLAQAGLAYGKDKFDIERFERIREISAEMVAYKTDISVEKVKNLFCNEVGYQTPKIDVRGVIFENDKILLIQESNGKWALPGGWADVYLSVKENVLKEVKEEAGIEASAEMIIALLDVTKNQGKKIPYGITKVFVLCEYLSGKFEKNIETIDSRYFGIDELPELEEKKITVDQIKMCFEANKNKDKWKVIFD; this is encoded by the coding sequence ATGAAGTGTGAAGAAAAATATGAGAAATCAGAAGAAAAATGGTTAAATTGGGCAATTGAATTACAAAGTTTGGCTCAGGCGGGACTTGCGTATGGAAAGGATAAGTTTGATATTGAGCGATTTGAGAGAATTAGAGAGATTTCAGCAGAGATGGTAGCTTATAAGACTGATATTTCGGTAGAAAAAGTAAAAAATCTGTTTTGTAATGAAGTTGGATATCAGACACCTAAAATTGATGTGAGAGGCGTGATTTTTGAAAATGATAAAATTCTTTTGATTCAGGAAAGTAATGGGAAATGGGCATTGCCAGGTGGATGGGCGGATGTTTATCTTTCTGTGAAGGAAAATGTGTTGAAGGAAGTTAAGGAAGAAGCTGGGATTGAGGCTAGTGCTGAGATGATTATAGCTTTGCTTGATGTTACAAAGAATCAAGGTAAAAAGATACCGTATGGTATAACGAAAGTATTTGTTTTATGTGAATATTTGAGTGGAAAATTTGAGAAAAATATTGAAACGATTGATAGTAGATATTTTGGGATTGATGAATTGCCTGAACTGGAAGAGAAAAAAATTACAGTTGATCAGATAAAGATGTGTTTTGAGGCGAATAAGAATAAGGATAAATGGAAGGTTATTTTTGATTAG
- the hpf gene encoding ribosome hibernation-promoting factor, HPF/YfiA family: protein MKIIISGKQLKVTDAIKAYTEEKISRISKYSDAITEVDVVLTVEDTKSEGPVHKADGLVFASGTKIKIEAENKDLYAAIDDLSDRLERQVRKYKEKQKDHNKKGTR from the coding sequence ATGAAAATCATTATTAGTGGAAAACAACTTAAAGTTACAGATGCAATTAAAGCTTATACTGAAGAAAAAATAAGCAGAATTTCCAAGTATTCAGATGCTATCACAGAAGTCGATGTTGTTCTGACTGTTGAAGATACAAAATCTGAAGGTCCAGTTCATAAAGCTGATGGATTAGTTTTTGCAAGTGGTACAAAAATAAAAATAGAAGCTGAAAATAAAGACTTATATGCAGCAATTGACGATTTATCCGACAGATTAGAAAGACAAGTTAGAAAATATAAAGAAAAACAAAAAGACCACAACAAAAAAGGTACTCGTTAA
- a CDS encoding phosphoribosylformylglycinamidine synthase, with the protein MNYRIFVEKKKDFRVEAQNLFSDLKENVGISGLSDVRVLNIYDVFNLGENDLEKLERTVFSEINADNVFRSLDEVFEEKNSENVYFSVEFLPGQYDQRADSAIQCVNLLIDKDNNINVKSGKLIILYGKISPEELAKIKKYYINEVEAREKDLNVLSENVETENKDDVIVYDGFTEKAKEEIASLKDKLELAMTVNDLLFIQEYFKNEEKRNPTETEIRVLDTYWSDHCRHTTFETIIDDIKIENETYKNIIEKAINEYFESREYVHADRISKKPMTLMDLATIFGKEQRKNGNLPDLEVSDEINACSIYIDVPIERIDEDGEKSTTTEKWILQFKNETHNHPTEIEPFGGASTCIGGAIRDPLSGRTYVYQAVRISGSADPTEKIADTMAGKLPQKVITQVAAHGFSSYGNQIGLATTHVNEIYDEGYKAKRMELGLVVGAAPAENIIREKPKNGDIIILLGGRTGRDGIGGATGSSKEHTTESSEKSSAEVQKGNAIVERKIQRLFRNRNVTKLIKKCNDFGAGGVSVAIGELADGLEIDLNKVRVKYIGLNGTELAISESQERMAVVIEKQNLDKFIEFANEENLEAYQVAEINDSNRLVMKYNGKAIVDISRDFLNTNGAASNINITIENTPKLNLNREIEGNDFRSKFINNLKDLNVASQRGLVETFDSTIGATTVLMPFGGKYQLTPAEVSVQKVSVINAETDVASMVGYGYNPYVAKQSTFHGGAYAVIESMAKVVAGGGNYKNIRFTFQEYFERLGQDSKKWGRPLSALLGALHIQKAFGLPSIGGKDSMSGTFNDISVPPTLVSFAVSVTDAENVISSEFKKSGNNVYLITTPNDENDLPKLDELKINFDFVTENIRNKKIVSAMAVKNGGIAESIAKMAFGNKLGVDITADLPENEWFKVNYGSFVVETAGNIENKNAVLLGKVTDNAKITINNITFDLDELIGAWEIKLERIFPTKKEVEEEHKIAHCKGVKYEKLEKIETQNVISNISNTYAKPRVFIPVFPGTNSEYDLEKAFNREGGLAKIGVFNNLSHSNILSSIDNFVKEINNSQILMLPGGFSAGDEPDGSAKFMVAVLKNKKVKEAVENLLKRDGLILGICNGFQALIKSGLLPYGEIRELNETSPTLTFNTIDKHMSKIVQTKIITNNSPWLADMKEGDIHSIAISHGEGRIVITEEEYKKLFKNNQIATKYVDLDGNSTMDSQFNPNGSYYAIEGMLAYNGRIFGKMGHSERKGKNVYKNIYGNKEQNIFRNGIKFFK; encoded by the coding sequence ATGAATTATAGAATCTTTGTGGAAAAAAAGAAAGATTTTAGAGTGGAAGCACAGAACTTGTTCAGTGACTTGAAGGAAAATGTTGGAATAAGTGGACTTAGCGATGTGAGAGTTCTGAATATTTATGATGTGTTTAACTTGGGTGAAAATGATTTGGAAAAATTGGAAAGAACGGTATTTTCAGAAATAAATGCTGACAATGTTTTTAGATCGTTGGATGAAGTATTTGAAGAAAAAAATTCAGAAAATGTATATTTTTCAGTAGAATTTTTGCCAGGGCAATATGACCAAAGAGCAGATTCTGCAATTCAATGTGTAAATTTATTAATTGATAAAGACAATAATATTAACGTAAAGAGTGGAAAATTGATAATTTTATACGGAAAAATTTCTCCTGAAGAACTTGCCAAAATAAAAAAATACTATATAAATGAAGTTGAAGCAAGAGAAAAGGATTTAAATGTTTTAAGTGAAAATGTTGAAACTGAAAATAAAGATGATGTTATTGTTTACGATGGATTTACTGAAAAAGCAAAAGAAGAAATTGCAAGTTTAAAAGATAAATTAGAACTGGCAATGACAGTAAATGACTTGTTATTTATTCAGGAATATTTCAAAAACGAGGAAAAAAGAAATCCAACAGAAACTGAAATTCGTGTTCTTGATACTTACTGGAGTGACCACTGCCGACATACAACTTTTGAAACAATCATTGATGATATTAAAATTGAAAATGAAACTTACAAAAATATTATCGAAAAGGCTATTAATGAGTACTTTGAAAGCAGGGAATATGTTCATGCTGACAGAATTTCTAAAAAGCCGATGACTCTTATGGATCTTGCTACGATTTTTGGAAAAGAACAAAGGAAAAATGGGAATTTACCAGATTTGGAAGTTTCAGATGAAATAAATGCCTGCTCGATTTATATTGATGTGCCAATTGAAAGAATTGATGAAGATGGAGAAAAGAGCACAACTACAGAAAAATGGATTTTACAGTTTAAAAATGAAACTCATAATCATCCGACAGAAATTGAACCATTTGGAGGGGCTTCTACTTGTATTGGTGGAGCAATTCGTGATCCGTTATCTGGAAGAACTTATGTTTATCAGGCTGTAAGAATTAGCGGTTCTGCTGATCCAACTGAAAAAATTGCAGATACAATGGCTGGAAAATTACCGCAAAAGGTTATTACACAAGTGGCTGCACACGGATTTTCTTCTTATGGAAACCAAATTGGACTTGCAACAACTCACGTAAATGAAATTTATGATGAAGGTTACAAGGCTAAAAGAATGGAACTGGGTCTTGTCGTAGGAGCGGCACCTGCTGAAAATATTATTCGAGAAAAGCCTAAAAATGGAGATATTATAATTTTACTTGGTGGAAGAACTGGAAGGGACGGAATTGGAGGAGCGACTGGATCGTCTAAGGAGCATACAACAGAATCTTCAGAAAAATCAAGCGCTGAAGTGCAAAAAGGAAATGCGATTGTTGAAAGAAAAATTCAAAGACTTTTCAGAAATAGAAATGTTACCAAATTAATTAAGAAATGTAATGACTTTGGAGCTGGAGGAGTTTCGGTCGCAATTGGAGAACTGGCTGATGGTCTTGAAATTGACTTGAATAAGGTAAGAGTGAAATATATTGGGTTAAATGGAACGGAACTGGCTATTTCAGAGTCACAGGAAAGAATGGCAGTTGTTATTGAAAAACAAAATTTAGATAAATTTATAGAATTTGCAAACGAGGAAAATCTAGAAGCGTATCAAGTAGCTGAAATTAACGATTCAAATAGACTTGTTATGAAATACAACGGAAAAGCGATTGTTGATATTTCAAGAGATTTCCTAAATACAAACGGAGCTGCTTCAAACATCAATATTACAATTGAAAATACACCAAAATTGAATTTGAACAGAGAAATTGAAGGAAATGACTTTAGAAGTAAATTTATAAATAACTTAAAAGACTTGAATGTAGCTTCGCAAAGGGGATTAGTTGAAACTTTTGATTCAACAATTGGAGCAACGACGGTATTAATGCCATTTGGTGGGAAATATCAGTTGACACCTGCGGAAGTTTCGGTACAGAAAGTCTCGGTAATTAATGCAGAAACAGACGTTGCTTCAATGGTTGGGTATGGATATAATCCTTATGTTGCAAAACAAAGTACATTCCACGGTGGTGCCTACGCTGTAATTGAATCAATGGCAAAAGTTGTCGCTGGTGGAGGGAATTACAAAAATATAAGATTTACGTTCCAAGAATATTTTGAAAGATTGGGACAAGATTCTAAAAAATGGGGAAGACCATTATCAGCATTATTAGGAGCATTGCATATACAAAAAGCCTTTGGATTGCCTTCAATTGGTGGAAAAGATTCGATGAGCGGAACATTTAATGATATTTCTGTACCGCCAACATTGGTATCGTTTGCAGTAAGTGTTACAGATGCGGAAAATGTAATTTCTAGTGAATTTAAAAAATCTGGAAACAACGTTTACTTAATTACAACTCCAAATGATGAAAATGATTTGCCAAAACTTGATGAATTGAAGATAAACTTTGACTTTGTGACTGAAAATATTAGAAATAAAAAGATTGTTTCTGCTATGGCTGTTAAAAATGGCGGAATTGCTGAAAGCATTGCAAAAATGGCATTTGGGAATAAACTTGGTGTAGATATTACAGCAGATCTTCCTGAAAATGAATGGTTTAAAGTAAATTATGGATCATTTGTTGTAGAAACTGCTGGAAATATTGAAAATAAAAATGCTGTTTTACTTGGAAAAGTTACAGATAATGCGAAAATTACTATAAATAATATAACTTTTGACTTGGATGAATTAATTGGAGCTTGGGAAATCAAACTTGAAAGAATATTCCCAACTAAAAAAGAGGTTGAAGAAGAACATAAAATTGCACATTGCAAAGGTGTAAAATATGAAAAACTTGAAAAAATAGAAACTCAGAATGTAATTAGCAATATTTCAAATACTTATGCAAAACCAAGAGTATTTATTCCAGTATTCCCTGGAACGAACTCAGAATATGACTTGGAAAAAGCATTTAACAGAGAAGGCGGACTTGCAAAAATTGGTGTGTTTAATAATTTGTCGCATAGCAATATTTTAAGTTCAATTGATAATTTTGTTAAAGAAATTAATAATTCACAAATATTAATGTTGCCTGGCGGATTTAGTGCGGGAGATGAACCGGATGGATCGGCTAAATTTATGGTAGCTGTATTGAAAAACAAAAAAGTTAAAGAAGCTGTAGAAAATCTGTTAAAGAGAGACGGATTAATTTTAGGAATTTGTAATGGATTCCAAGCGTTGATAAAATCAGGATTGTTGCCTTATGGAGAAATTCGTGAATTAAACGAAACTTCGCCAACATTGACATTTAATACAATTGATAAACATATGTCGAAAATTGTGCAAACAAAAATTATTACAAATAATTCACCTTGGTTAGCTGATATGAAAGAAGGAGATATTCACTCGATAGCGATTTCTCACGGAGAAGGAAGAATTGTTATTACAGAAGAAGAATACAAAAAATTATTTAAAAATAATCAAATTGCAACTAAATATGTTGATTTGGATGGAAATTCGACAATGGATTCGCAATTTAATCCGAATGGTTCTTATTACGCAATTGAAGGAATGTTAGCTTATAATGGTAGAATCTTTGGTAAAATGGGACATTCTGAAAGAAAAGGAAAGAATGTTTACAAAAATATTTATGGAAATAAAGAGCAGAATATTTTTAGAAATGGAATAAAATTTTTTAAATAG